The genomic interval tgacgaggaagaggtgctggaagacgacgacatggatgccgagggcgaggcagACGACGAAGTTCCGGCGCCGACAAAGGCTGCGCCTAAGCGATCTGAAAAGCGGACACCTGATGTCGAAGCACCAAAGGAGGGGACGCCTCCAGCGCGGAAGAAGCGCTACGTGgtggacgatgacgaggacgagtGATCTCCACGCCTCTGATTTTCTCTGATTTCCCTTTCCTATTTGCATTCACGTTGCTCGGCGTCATATTTACAAGGATTGCTGGCATTTGATGGACGGTGGGCTTGCTTAGTGTCGTTTCCTCCGAACTTGAACATTGATGTACTTAAAAATAGCGTGTCTGGCGGGTTTCCACGTACAAAATTTTAATGAAACAGGTCAATAAAATGGGAAGATACACCTCTATTCTGTATTTCATTATAGTTATGTAATATTTCTCCCTGACTCCCTCCCTGGTGCCCAACTAATGCGATTCATATATTCTTTATTCATGAAATAAAAGTGCAAGGTTCCACCCCCTCAGGATACTCATGAggctcgaagccaaagctcGCGATGACATGTCTAGCATTCCCAACCACCCGCAAACACAAGAGCTCTTTTTCATCACAGGAGTTCTCCGGGTCATTCGGATCGAGATGGGGCCTACCAAGCGGAATTGAGTGCGGTGGCCAGTGCTGGTGCCCGGGGTGATGCCAGCGACGTTGACGATCTTCAATCTCCCGAATGACAGACAGTAGATCTGGCTGATTGGAGCACGGGGGCTTAGCGTCTGGGTCCATATGACCGCCTATGACGGCCTGGCGAACGACCTGCCGGAGCCAGTTTTCCCAGCCCTTTGCGGGATCTGCGCTCTGGAGCACGCGAGAGGCGAATGAAGGCGACACGGCTTGCATGCCGATTTCCGCAGCGTTGGCCTTGAACACGCGCAGCCAGGCATCCGCGACGACGGTCAGCAGGGTGCCGGTGAACATGATATTCTGCACGCCCGTGGCAAAATTTTTGGGACAGCTCTCGCAGCGGATGACGTGTTGTGCGGTTCTGACGGCGATGTAGAGGGAGCAGAGGTTATGTGAATTGACGGGGAAGGAAGCGAGCGAGGAAATGTGGCTGAGGCAGAGGTACAGGTACGATAAACAGGTACACTCTGGGCCGGATGAGTCGGATGAAGAAGTAGGGGTTAGAGGGGAGAGAGATGTGGGAGTTTGCCCGTTTGGGAAGGTTGGCAGTGGCGAGAATGGCATGCCTGTGGCCTCGGTCACGGTCGAGAAGTCCGGCCATGGGCTGGAAGACGGAAAGACGGGAAGATTGGCATTCAGTAAGCGATCTGGGTGCCATGTGTGATTCTGGTCTTCCTGACCAGAGGATAAATCCGACGTTGCCTGCGATTGCTCGTTGTGATGATGCCAAAAGAACTGCGGGCAGAGATGTGGTATATCCGTTGCGCCTGTCGGGTCTGGGACCATAGCCCAAGGCGAGGGCCGGGGATCTTCTGGGCTGGGCCATATTTCATGTCCAGGAAGATTTCCGACGGGAGGCTCGAcgccttcctcgtcgcttCGCGCCCGTTTCTTTGGGGGGCGACCCATTTGCTTCTGTATAGAGTAGTGGCATCCAAGCCCCTGCTTGATGCAGCGGGAGCATCCGGTTGCTTCTCCGGAGCATTTCAGCTTTCGTTTCCCTGTTTGTGTCGCTTGTAATTAGCTACTTTCCAGCCAATGTACACTACAAACCAGTACATACTGCACTCGTCACAGGCCGCATGTTTTTTGTTGGGGATGGACTGGGATAATGAGGTAgtttcctccatttccaGGGGCATGGCTGTCGAGATTCACACAAGATGCCTCCCACATGGAACGTACATTCAAAGCAATCTgactcgaggaagaaggagattTTGACGCTGACAATTGCTGATAGACGATAAGGCGGGGCGGTGAGTCACGTGGGTGGTCGGaccagagaaagaaaaaaaaattacGGGAACAACAGAAATGCTCGACTCAGCTCAATCGGCACCATGAACGCTGCCAAGGCctccaagaagcgcaaggccgtCACGAGAGAtgtggaggaggaagctGGTGTATTCTCGGGCGATGAATTGAACCACGACAATCTTGACGGTGCCCTCTCGGACAATGCCAACGACTTGTCGGACAGCGAGCAGGATGACAGCGAGTCTGAAATCGAGCTGATCTACGATttcagcgacgaggaggatgatgaagacgcATTGGACAGCGACGAAATTCCTTCGGACGGTGAACAGGCCGAAACGAAGCCTACCGTGGTCTCGCAGGTCGACCGGGACCAGCCTAATGTTCGGGTTGTCAAGGATGCCAATGGCAACGACCGCTTCCTCTATGACGAAATCAACCCGGACGACAATTCAGACTACTctgaggccgaggagaatgCCAACACCATTGGCGACATCCCGCTGACTTTCTACGACATGTATCCTCACATTGGCTATGATATCAacggcaagaagatcatgcGGcccgccaagggcgaggcTCTGGACGCATTGCTGGAAAGCATCGAAATCCCCAAGGGCTGGACCGGTCTTACTGATCCCGCGACTGGAAAGCCGCTGCAGCTCAGCCAAGACGAATTGGAGCTGTTGAAGAAGGTCCAAATGAACGAGATCCCCGCTGAAGGCTACGATCCGTATGAGCCCACCGTGGAATGGTTCACCAGCCAACAGGAGATCATGCCTCTCAGCGCAGCTCCGGAGCCGAAGCGGCGATTTGTGCCGTCCAAGCACGAGGCCAAGCGCGTGATGAAGATCGTCAAGGCCATTCGGGAGGGCCGCATCCTGCCTTACAGGCCGCCagaggagagggaagagacGGATGAAGACGTGATCAACTACGATCTGTGGGCTGATGAAGTCGAACGCCCGGATCACATCATGCATGTTCCGGCTCCTAAACTGCCTCCGCCTGGCTACGAGGAGAGCTACCACCCGCCTGCCGAGTATCTGCCCGACAAGAAGGAGCGCAAAGAGTGGGAGCAAACTGACCCGGAGGACCGTGAGAAGGACTTTTTGGCCAACGACTTTGGCTCGCTGCGGAGGGTTCCCGGATACGAGAACTTTATCAAGGAGAAGTTTGAGCGCTGTCTGGATCTTTACCTTGCGCCGAGGGTTCGCCGCAGCAAGCTGAACATCGACCCCGAGAGTCTTCTGCCCAAACTTCCCAGCCCTGAAGAGCTCAAGCCCTTCCCCACGACCTGTGCGACGGTGTTCCGGGGCCACAAGGGCCGTGTGCGCTCTCTCGCCGTGGATCCGCTGGGCATTTGGCTTGCTACTGGTGGTGACGACGGCACTGTGCGTGTATGGGAACTCCTTACTGGCCGTCAGCTCTGGAGTGCAAACctgagcgacgaggaagcggTCAATGTGGTTCGTTGGCGCCCTGGTAAAGATGCGGTCATTCTCGCTGCCGCCGTGGGCGACGATATCTACCTCGCAGTGCCCCCAATTGCCGAACCAGAGATCGAAAAGGCCAgtctggagatcctcgacgcAGGCTGGGGCTATGCCGCCTCGAACCCTGCCCCCAGCGCCGCAGAAGCAAACAAGAAGAGCACGCCACCGCAATGGATACGCCCATCGTCCGCACTCACGGAGGCCGGAATCTGCGTGGTGATTCCTCTCCGATACGTCGTCAAGTCTCTCTCTTGGCACCGACGCGGCGACTACTTCGTCACCATCTGCCCGGGCTCGTCAACTCCCGCTTCCGTCGCAATCTCCATCCACACGCTCTCCAAGCACATCACGCAATTCCCCTTCCGCCGACGCCTGAAGGGTGGCGGCGCCCCGCAAACCGCGCACTTCCATCCGTCCAAGCCAATCCTCTTCGTGGCCAATCAGCGCTCCATCCGCGCGTACGATCTCTCCCGCCAGCTgctggtcaagatcctgcAGCCCGGCGCGCGCTGGATTTCTTCGTTCGATATACACCCGACCTCTGCCAGTGCCTCGGGCGGCGACAACATCATCGTCGGCTCCTACGACCGTCGTCTCCTCTGGCATGATCTCGACCTCTCACCGCGCCCCTACAAGACCCTGCGGTATCACCGCAAGGCTATCCGCGCCGTCAAGTTCCATCCCGGTGGCCGGTACCCCTTGTTCGCTGATGCGAGTGACGATGGCTCGCTGCAGATCTTCCATGGTAGTGTCACGGGCGATATGCTCAGCAATGCTAGTATCGTCCCGCTCAAGGTCCTCAAGGGCCACAAGATCACTGGCGAGTTGGGTGTCCTGGATATCGACTGGCACCCGCGCGAGGCCTGGTGTGTCAGTGCCGGAGCGGACGGCACTTGTCGCTTGTGGATGTAGGGGGTTGAATGCCTTTGTGTTGCATGGTATCTTTCACGGCGTTTGTATCgtgtttcttttgtctctGTGCATAATATGATTCTTTGTATAGTCCCGTCCAAAATAAAAGTTGAATTGAACATCCCGCTATTGCTGCCTCTAGCTTCTACCAAACCTGAAAATCCAGTCCCAAGGTATCATCTATTTATGTACGGTCATTAGAAAGATACGTAGTATCGGCTCAAAAATGCACCAAGGACGCCGTTTCAAACGACGCCGCCACTCCAATCCCGTCGTAGCTTCTCATACTTCTTCATATCCGTCACGCTCGGCCGAACAAAGGCCTTCGCAGCCTTAAAGTCCTCCAACTTGATGGTATCCCGACGTTTGATAGCCGAGTACCCAGCACGTCGAAGCAGACTACCCAGGTCTGCACCACTGAACCCCTCGCACTCTTCCGCAATACTCCTGAGTTCATCGCTGAACTCGATGGGCAGCTTGCGCACAAGGGTCTGAAGGATATCGGCGCGCTCGAGCGGGCTGGGGAGATTCACGAATAAGAGAGTCTCAAGACGACCGGGCCGGAGCATGGCCGGGTCGATGATATCAGGCCGGTTGGTGGCTGCGATCACATAGATACCTTGACGGCTGCTTCCCAGACCGTCGAGCTCTGTGAGAAGAGTATTGACGACGCGGGCAGACGCTTCGGAGAGAGTGTCATCTCGGCGCGGGACGAGagcgtccagctcgtcaaaGAAGATGACACAGGGAACTGAAGAGCGGGCGCGCACAAAGACCTGCCGCACAGCACGCTCGGACTCTCCGACGAACTTGTTCAGCAGCTCTGGTCCCTTGACGCTGATGAAGTTGGCGCGGGACTCGTTCGcaacggccttggccagTAGCGTTTTACCGCAACCTGGTGGACCCCAGAGGAGCACACCGGTGGGAGCAGTGATACCGACGCTGGCGTAGATATCGGGATTCATGATGGGCTCGACAATGGCGGTGGACAGCTCGTCGCGAACGCCGCCCAGGGCACCGATGTCGGCCCAGGTGGTATCTGGGATGGTGGCAAAGCCTTCTCGCTTAGAGGATGGCTGAATCTTGGGAAGCGCGGTGAAGAAGTCGGCATTGGAAACCAGGACAGTCTCGGTCTCTTCGCCGATGGGAGTCTCCTTGGCGTGCGTGATGAGACGACGCAGCTCCCGAACTTTCAAGCTGAGTTCATCCGCGCCTTcaatctccatctcctcacCGCTGTTGGACTTGAGGATCTCCAGATACCTCTTTATGGCCGCCGAGCCTGCAGTTGACACCAGGTCGTTCAGATCGGCACCGACGAACCCCGGTGTTCGCTTAGCGAGAGTCTTGAAGTCCAAATCATCCGCCATGCGCAGTTTGCGTGTCAGTGCTCGCAGGATCTGCTCTCGAACCGGCTCTGACGGCACGGTCATGttgatttccttgtcgaACCGACCACCCCGACGCAGCGCTGCATCGAGACTGTCTGGGCGGTTGGTGGCAGCGAGAACGATCACAGGCTTCCCGTCCGTTTTGTCCAGGGCGAGCTCATCCATGCAGGTCAGGAGTTGGGCCACaattctcttctccatctctctctgcGCGCTCTCCCGCTTGGGTGTAATCGCGTCAATTTCGTCAATAAAGATGAGGCAGGGTGCAATTCGCTTGGCCTCGTCAAAGTGCTCGCGCAGAGCCTTCTCGGATTCACCCGACATCCCGGACACAATTGACGGCGCGGAAATCGAGATGAACGGCACACCCAGTTCGGCCGCAAACGCATTCGCGATCATGGTCTTTCCGCATCCTGGCGGGCCATGCAGCAACACGCCGCGCGGGGGCTGCACATTGGACGATAGGTAGACCTGCGGCCGGGTCATGGGCAAGATAACCATATCCCCCAATTCCTGAACCACATCGTCGAGTCCGCCCAGGTCCGCAAGACTGACGTGGGTGGGCGGTGATCGATCAACGGCAGCGTCGGCTTTCCGCCGTTTAGATACCGATTCGCCTCCTTGCTGTCTCCGtttggaagaagaggacggtTTCGGGGTCGGGGCATTGCCATTGGGATCTGTGGTTTTCTGGGACGGCTCCGTTTTCGAGGTTGTCGACCACATGCCAACGATGCTCCGGTTCAGGCCATTGGTCTCTGTGGTCGCCGGAGGGTCCTCGAGCCCTTCAAAATCGCCTTCCATCGAgtcttcctcatcgtcttcgaGACCATCGCTCTTGAGAACCTCCAGCACCCGCTCGACGCTGTCCTCTAGTAGCTTCTTGGGTTTGCGGTTCAGGCTGGAATTGGACCGTTTGATTGAATCGTAGATCGCTGGTACCGAGAGACGAACGCGGCCGGTCTCGGGCTGGTCGTCGATGATCTTGCGAACCACCTGGTAGACCTGTCGGTGGAGTGTTAGTGTAAGCGCCTAAGATGTCAGAAAATGGTCTTACCTCGCGGTCCAAGCCCTGGCTCAGGCTTGGTCTCCCTCGGTTCCTGGCCGGCATCTCTAGTGGTCTGGTTGGGGTGTTGAtaaggaaaaggaaaaaaaaaaagaagttGAAGGCGGAGATACGGAATGGTAACGATACCCGCGTATTGCATTTACCCATTCCCCCACCGTCATTCGCTcgctccttctctcttcctcttcacaACAACATCATGCGCCATGGGAAACACCAGCAGTTCGCCCAAGATCTCGGACCAGGACCGGTGAATGAGTTCTCACACGAAAATACACCCTGAACACTCTATTGATCATCATCCAACAGAGCAATCCTCGAAATCAAGAACAAGCGCGATAAAGTCCACCAGTATCAGCGACGCATCGCCTCCCTGACCCAGCGCGAGACCGAAATCGCCAAGGAATGCCTGGCGCGCAATGACCGGCGCCGGGCCCTGCTAGCCCTGCGGCGCAAGAAATACCAGGAGTCACTGCTCGCCAAAACAGACAgccagctcgcgcagctAGAGCAGCTAGCCGGCGATGTCGAGTTTGCACTCGTGCAGAAGGATGTGCTATACGGCTTGCAGCAGGGTAATCAGGTCTTGCGGGCGATTAACAAGGAGATCGGTGGGATCGAGAGTGTAGAGCGACTGATGGGAGAGACGGAAGAGGCGCGTGCTTATCAAGAGGTAAGAAAGATACTACACTGGGTTCATTTACCGAACAGCTTGACTGACTAAATGGGGGTTTGCTCTCTCAGGAGGTGAGCCAGATGCTAGCGGGCCATTTGTCGAACcaagacgaagacgaggtcgaggatgaattGGAGGCACTGCAGAGCCAGGTTGCGCCGCCGGTGAAAATGCCCGAGGCTCCGACGGGCGAATTGCCTCCTGGACAGGTGCACGAGGAGGAGCCGACAGCAGGCGAAAGGGCCAAAGCCAGAGCCAAGGCCCGCGCCGCTGCGGCGCCTTTGGCAGCATGATTCGGGGTTGGACATTACATCTACACTTTTATACATAGCAGAGCATTGTTCGGCGTTGGTGGCTTGTGGAATTGATCGCTGTTGttcatccattcattcattcatgCGCTAGGCTTCATTAATACAATTGGAGTCATCTTTTGCTCTCGTTTGATTATCTTGGCATGTCCTCTCCATCCGAGGATCCTGTGCTTCTCTCAGAGAATCCTGCTCCCAACACCACTGACACCAGGAATGGCCACATGGTCATTCGGATTAGCAGCAGCTTCGTACAGAAAGCTCACGGGTTCGCGATTCAACGCCATAAACTGGCCTTTGAACCCAATGTAGCCCACCCTCGTGACGTCCTCTTCCCCGGCGCTCCAATTATCCTCGACAAAGATCGTGATGGACGTGGTCGTGTTCCAGTGCGCGCGGTTGAGAGGCAGCTCGAAGACGTCCGCGCCGGGAACCGGCTGTGGCATTTCAATGGTTTGGGTCGGGGTGAGCTCGGAGGCCGTTGAAAAGTCCAGGTCGTCGCGGTTCTTGAAGAGCTTGAGTGTTTTCGGCGCGGAGGGTGTGGGCGCGGTGTAGAAGAGGAGCGAGTGGACTTTGACTTGGCCGGTGAATCTGGTAGTTGTTGGATTAGATATGCACATGTTGCGAATGAGGGGCATCTGGGACAACGCACGGGATGTACATGAGTAGCTGTTCGTCCGCGTCGCTCTCGAGTTCGGGCTCGTCGTTCAATCTCTCGGACCAAGTTTTCTTCACAATGGCGGCGCCAGCCTTGGGGGTGGCCTCTTTGTCTCCCAGTCAATATACGGTCGAAGGATCAGATGCTGTCGGACGTACCGTTGAGTGTGTTAATGGAATCAAAGTCGATCTGGGAGTAGAGAAGAGACTGGACGGCGGGGGTGATGTCATTGGAATGGTCGTggccatcttcatcatggcagtggccgccatggccgtggtcatggtggtggtggcccgACATAATAATTCGTCTGGTTGGAGAGTCGAAGATGTTGACGATCGATGGCCCCGCAGATGATCGCCCGCTTCCCGTGACCTCGTTTGTTGACAGCTTAAAACCAACTACATGATATCGATCTTCTAGAACAATGATATAGATCATGGTCATTGTTCGTGATTGCATCGCTACGGTGGTGAAGCGGTAAAGCGTACTATGTTTCATGAATAAACAGctcatcttggtctcggtCACCTAATTCAGCTGAAGATGGATATGCAATGCTAGCTAACCGAGTCGATCCCCCCAGCCTAGTGCCGGAAGCATCAGTGTCCCTTGGACAAAGACAAGTGACTTTGTGGATTCCCGTAGATCTTCGGAGTGTTTTATGTTGGGTTTTTGTCAACCAAATGTGCATAGAATACACCTATAAGCCGAAAGGTGCCAAAGACAGAACTAGCTCTGAAGGTGAATTCTCATAGTTGACATTTTCAACACAAGCATCGAACTGGCTCCAAAATACCTCAATATCCTGCTTAAGACCCCAGAGGTTGCGTGTTGCCCCGCACAGATCTGATCTCTCGGCGATTTGAAGGCAGAGTGCCGATTCAGAGCGATCTCGCCTCTGACTCGTCACTTTAAGAGTCACAGGCTGAGCCCCTAGTCTTAATGCCAGGATAATTGGAAGGATTGTGGAATACTCAAAGGCTGCGAGAATCTAGAATGTCGTTCGATGAGGTGAATGCAGGATTTCCATGTTTGTGCTCAGATAGTTTCCACCGGTCAAGTCACTCGGTAATACTCAGGTGCATATTCCAGCAGGTAACTCTTCTCGATCTTCGTGACGTCCCGAATGTATGTCTTATCACCAGTCTGCATGATCTCGTGGAAGATGACCCAGTCTGCCTTGCGGTTCTGATGATAACAGTCAGCCAAAGCAGGACCAATGTGAGGGAGAAGCACTTACAAACATCAACGAGGTAGGGTGAGCATGGAGAGTGAGTCCTCCGCTGACGGTCTTAAAGGTCCCATCCGGTTGCATCTTAGCGGCATGGGCAAAATAGCCCGTTGTTAGGCACCGCTGGATCTGCTCAGGTTGCTTGCTTGGATCAACGGCTCGGTGTGTGGACAGCGTTTCATCGACCTGGATACCAAACCGCTCCAGGTACCGTTTCAGCTGTCCCCGGATGCTCACAGCACGCTGCAGCGATTGATAGTTGAGAAGGTTGTCACGACACCACTTGGAGtccttttttcccttggTGACGAACGCTTGGTAGACATTGAGGTAGGTCAAATGGTCGCCTTCCTCGACTGCGAATTTGCGCCGATTGCTTTCAGCGGACCGCTTGTCGCCCTCATGCTGTACCCACACCGTCCCTTGGAGACTGACCATGGCAGCTATCGAAAGAATTTCACTTAAGCAGCCAAACGATGGTGCAGCGAGCAAAACTTTGCCCATCATGGGATCCACTGCGAGTTCTGCCATCCGCATGCCGAGCGGCTTGGTAAGTTTGGCGTAATCATCCACCGCACcgagggagaaaagaagCTCAAAAGCTCGAATCACAAGTTCCGCGGGAGGAGAAGTCAAAAAGTCAAAGCGGACAATGTTGTCGATGCCCAGGGCTTTCAACTGCATGATGACAGGGGCCAGGTTTGACCGTTGGATCTCAGGGACTGTGGCTTCGGGCAGCTGTTCGTATGCCTGCTGAGTATAGAGGCGAAAGCATTTGCCCGGCTTCGTTCTTCCAGCCCGCCCAGATCGCTGAGTGGCGGAAGCTTTCGAGATGGGCACAGCTGTCAACGTTTCGATGCCCGTACTAGGGTTGTAAGCCCTTAGTTTCGCGAAGCCGCAGTCAATCACGTATACAATCCCGTCAATGGTGACTGAGGCCTCCGCGATGTTGGTTGAAACGATGACCTTCCGCGTATTATCCGGTGTTGGTTCAAAGACATACATCTGCTGATCCGTCGAAAGGCCGGCGTAGAGAGGCAAGGGAAGCAATGCAGGAACCTTTGGGTGGAGAGTGGCAGCACGCTCCGATATCGCCTGAATTGCAGTATCGATCTCTTCTCGACCCgtcaagaagaccaagatgTCCCCTTCTGCCTCTTGAGAATGTATGTCGAAGACTGTGTTGATGGCTCGTTTGACGTAATCTTCCGCAGGCGACTCAAGGAATAGCATGTCGACCGGATACATCCTGCCTTCTAGACTAATGATCCTGCCAGCACTTCCACCCAGATCAGCTGGCTCTGCATCGGGCCTGTACTCATCGTCGGTAAAGAAGCGCAGAAAGTCTTCGGCCTGCAAAGTCGCGCTACTGACAATAATCCGAAGCTCGGGCCGCTTCTTACGGATTTTCTTCAGGATCCCCAGGAGAACATCGGTGCTCAGAGACCTCTCATGAGCCTCATCCACCATGATCACAGAATAACGCGACAGTAGAGGATCCACCAGAGCCTCTCGCAGTAACATTCCATCCGTCAAGAATTTAATGCGGGTTGTCGCAGAGGTCAGGTCTTCAAAGCGGATGGAGTATCCCACCTCTTCGCCAACCTTGCAACGCATCTCCTCTGCCACTCGCTTTGCGACGGTCGTGGCAGCCACCCGGCGAGGCTGAATTCGTTGGTATTAGCCCGCCGTCTCTCATCTTCGGAGACCCGACTTACCTGAGTTACTGCAATGGCTTTCCCATCTTGACACCATCCGGCCTGGTCGAGGTACTGGGGCAGCTGGGTGGTTTTCCCACTGCCCGTCTGTCCCACTACTATGGTGACTGGGTAGGTCTCGACCAGATACTGCAAGCTTTGCTTGTGGCGGGCAATTGGCAGCAATGCAGCTGGCTTGTACAGTGCCGGGATAAAGGAGGAGGACAGATCCAGCTCCGAGGCCATTGTGCGATCATGCTGTCTGTGGGCATCAGAAAGAACGGCGAAGAGAAAGTTGCTCCTTCCTATCCCGAACAGGCAAGTGGCTCATCACGTGCACCCCACGTCACTGATTGGAGCTTTTGGCCCTCGTGATGATCGTTCCTGCTGCCTGTTGGTgtttctctccttcttccatcacTCTCACTCCCCGGTGCTTTGCCTTGGATTCAGCGACAAGATGTCAGAGGACGAAAAGACTGTATGTTGCAGAACCCCCCGACCCCCGCCTGGAGCCATGGTGGCTTACTTCTCGTCAGCCGTCCACGCCTAACAAGGCCATCACGGCGCTCAGCACCAACAGCCCTCGCGCCGAGTCGCCGACAACTGCGCGCCCGCTGAActtcgacgatgaggagCCCCAGGAGAGTGGAACAATATCTACAGCGACAGGATCTATCCAGCAGTCTGACCCCGAAACTGCCCCGGCTCCCCCACCAAAACCCCCTCGGCCCTTGAGCCCGCGCGAACAGTCGGAGCTCACCCTCAAGGAAGCTTTCCCGTCTCTCGATGGTGCTGTGGTCAAGGCCGTGCTGGTGGCAAGCAATTGGAATGTCGAACGGGCCTTCAACGCTCTTCTGGGTTTGTGGCGACTTGGTTACATGCAACAGCTATGGCGCTAACCGTCTCACCTTAGGTATGACCGATCCCACGGCCCAAGAGGATATGGTCCCTCCCCCAAAGCCGCCCCGTCCCTCTCAgccccccaccaccaccgactGGAGACAAGTGGAAGCGGATGAACGGTATGCGCGCCAACTCGCCGAGCACTACAACTCCTCCCGCGGCGGGCCGCGTCCAGGGTGGGAGAGTGACCCACGGTATCAGCGTCCCAGAGGtagcgaggaggatgacgagagaGACTACAGCTTTTTTGATGGTATGGCGCAATGCGCACCCTTTTCAAGATCACGCAGAGCTGATAGATGGTGACGGTAGATGACCTGCCCGTGATCCGTGACAACATCAAGAAAGGCTTCCTGGAGACACAGACCAAGGTCAACTCGTGGGTTGCGAatttgaagaagagaattgatggggaggatgtggacgaggaggatgacgGCTACTCTGCGCCGCCCCAGACATATGGCCCCCCACGGCGCAGTGGTGACATGAGCCGTCGCAGTGGAGATCGCGAACGTTATGACGCAGATCCGCAGGTGCTGGGTGATGACTTTTCGGCGCTTGAGCTGAGAGACTCAGAGGGTAAGCATTGGCTGATTGTTTTTCCATGTCCCGCTAACACCGTCCCAGCTCCTCCCACGCGCCCACCGCGTCCCGGAGCCAACTTCAGTTTCCAGAAAGCGTCTTCCCCATCGCCAGACCGACGCAAAGTGTCTTTCCAGGAGGGTCCGCCGATTGAGATTGACACTGCCGCTAAGCGGCAGTCTTCAACGAGCAACAAGACGAGCAAGTGGCAGCCTCTGTCTCAAGTGGACCCGTCCCCAGTCGCCGAAAATGACCCGTTCAGCTTGGGCGatagtgatgatgagaaggaCACGAAACCCAAGGAGC from Penicillium psychrofluorescens genome assembly, chromosome: 5 carries:
- a CDS encoding uncharacterized protein (ID:PFLUO_007791-T1.cds;~source:funannotate); this encodes MGNTSSSPKISDQDRAILEIKNKRDKVHQYQRRIASLTQRETEIAKECLARNDRRRALLALRRKKYQESLLAKTDSQLAQLEQLAGDVEFALVQKDVLYGLQQGNQVLRAINKEIGGIESVERLMGETEEARAYQEEVSQMLAGHLSNQDEDEVEDELEALQSQVAPPVKMPEAPTGELPPGQVHEEEPTAGERAKARAKARAAAAPLAA
- a CDS encoding uncharacterized protein (ID:PFLUO_007792-T1.cds;~source:funannotate), which gives rise to MSGHHHHDHGHGGHCHDEDGHDHSNDITPAVQSLLYSQIDFDSINTLNEATPKAGAAIVKKTWSERLNDEPELESDADEQLLMYIPFTGQVKVHSLLFYTAPTPSAPKTLKLFKNRDDLDFSTASELTPTQTIEMPQPVPGADVFELPLNRAHWNTTTSITIFVEDNWSAGEEDVTRVGYIGFKGQFMALNREPVSFLYEAAANPNDHVAIPGVSGVGSRIL
- a CDS encoding uncharacterized protein (ID:PFLUO_007790-T1.cds;~source:funannotate) translates to MPARNRGRPSLSQGLDREVYQVVRKIIDDQPETGRVRLSVPAIYDSIKRSNSSLNRKPKKLLEDSVERVLEVLKSDGLEDDEEDSMEGDFEGLEDPPATTETNGLNRSIVGMWSTTSKTEPSQKTTDPNGNAPTPKPSSSSKRRQQGGESVSKRRKADAAVDRSPPTHVSLADLGGLDDVVQELGDMVILPMTRPQVYLSSNVQPPRGVLLHGPPGCGKTMIANAFAAELGVPFISISAPSIVSGMSGESEKALREHFDEAKRIAPCLIFIDEIDAITPKRESAQREMEKRIVAQLLTCMDELALDKTDGKPVIVLAATNRPDSLDAALRRGGRFDKEINMTVPSEPVREQILRALTRKLRMADDLDFKTLAKRTPGFVGADLNDLVSTAGSAAIKRYLEILKSNSGEEMEIEGADELSLKVRELRRLITHAKETPIGEETETVLVSNADFFTALPKIQPSSKREGFATIPDTTWADIGALGGVRDELSTAIVEPIMNPDIYASVGITAPTGVLLWGPPGCGKTLLAKAVANESRANFISVKGPELLNKFVGESERAVRQVFVRARSSVPCVIFFDELDALVPRRDDTLSEASARVVNTLLTELDGLGSSRQGIYVIAATNRPDIIDPAMLRPGRLETLLFVNLPSPLERADILQTLVRKLPIEFSDELRSIAEECEGFSGADLGSLLRRAGYSAIKRRDTIKLEDFKAAKAFVRPSVTDMKKYEKLRRDWSGGVV
- a CDS encoding uncharacterized protein (ID:PFLUO_007788-T1.cds;~source:funannotate), which encodes MGRPPKKRARSDEEGVEPPVGNLPGHEIWPSPEDPRPSPWAMVPDPTGATDIPHLCPQFFWHHHNEQSQATSDLSSGQEDQNHTWHPDRLLNANLPVFPSSSPWPDFSTVTEATGMPFSPLPTFPNGQTPTSLSPLTPTSSSDSSGPECTCLSYLYLCLSHISSLASFPVNSHNLCSLYIAVRTAQHVIRCESCPKNFATGVQNIMFTGTLLTVVADAWLRVFKANAAEIGMQAVSPSFASRVLQSADPAKGWENWLRQVVRQAVIGGHMDPDAKPPCSNQPDLLSVIREIEDRQRRWHHPGHQHWPPHSIPLGRPHLDPNDPENSCDEKELLCLRVVGNARHVIASFGFEPHEYPEGVEPCTFIS
- a CDS encoding uncharacterized protein (ID:PFLUO_007789-T1.cds;~source:funannotate); the encoded protein is MNAAKASKKRKAVTRDVEEEAGVFSGDELNHDNLDGALSDNANDLSDSEQDDSESEIELIYDFSDEEDDEDALDSDEIPSDGEQAETKPTVVSQVDRDQPNVRVVKDANGNDRFLYDEINPDDNSDYSEAEENANTIGDIPLTFYDMYPHIGYDINGKKIMRPAKGEALDALLESIEIPKGWTGLTDPATGKPLQLSQDELELLKKVQMNEIPAEGYDPYEPTVEWFTSQQEIMPLSAAPEPKRRFVPSKHEAKRVMKIVKAIREGRILPYRPPEEREETDEDVINYDLWADEVERPDHIMHVPAPKLPPPGYEESYHPPAEYLPDKKERKEWEQTDPEDREKDFLANDFGSLRRVPGYENFIKEKFERCLDLYLAPRVRRSKLNIDPESLLPKLPSPEELKPFPTTCATVFRGHKGRVRSLAVDPLGIWLATGGDDGTVRVWELLTGRQLWSANLSDEEAVNVVRWRPGKDAVILAAAVGDDIYLAVPPIAEPEIEKASLEILDAGWGYAASNPAPSAAEANKKSTPPQWIRPSSALTEAGICVVIPLRYVVKSLSWHRRGDYFVTICPGSSTPASVAISIHTLSKHITQFPFRRRLKGGGAPQTAHFHPSKPILFVANQRSIRAYDLSRQLLVKILQPGARWISSFDIHPTSASASGGDNIIVGSYDRRLLWHDLDLSPRPYKTLRYHRKAIRAVKFHPGGRYPLFADASDDGSLQIFHGSVTGDMLSNASIVPLKVLKGHKITGELGVLDIDWHPREAWCVSAGADGTCRLWM